CAAGTAAACCATCACAGTATTCAGTAACTGTGAACCACAGGGTTCTCTGCAGCACACTACATAATCTGGGTTGAGAAGGGAGAAATATTGGTTCATAGAAGACTTCCTATAGTATGTGAGAAGTGGCTGAATTTTAAAGGATAAGTAGACGTTAACTAAATGGGAGAGGAAAAGATGGAAAGGCAAGCCAGGCAAGATGTTTAAATGTTTAGAGGAATAAATGAGCATCATGCATTTAAGGAACTTTAATTAATACAGTATAACCAAAGCCCAAAGGTTTCAGTGAGAGATAAGTTTAGAAAAGTGGGTAAGAAGTGAATCATGGAGGGCCTTGTGTCCCATGCTAAGGAATTAAGGCTTTGACCAGAATGCAGTGAGAAGCAGTTATGATTTGCAGTTGTCAAATCATATAGTTGTCACTGCTAATCATGGAGAAGTTCTACTTTTGACCAGCAATTGGCTAAATGCCCCCACATGCCTGTTCTACCACATAGTGATGGAGAGAAATAAAGTGGGAAAACTCTTGGAAAACTTACTCAGAAATCTGGTAAGAGAGCTGTTGAGAATCCCCAGTCATCTGCAGACATTGAACTCTAACTTGtaagataagtaaataaatagcacCAGGAAAACTTGTATGTTTGTGTggcaaaggaaattataaaatattaatgtggaGAAAGACCTTTGACATTATCTGACCTGGGTCCTAATTTTTCTGGGTGAGGAAACTAAGTCTCAGAAAGTTTGTGACCTGCCTATATTATTAGagatgaattaaagacaaaataagGGTTAAAACCCAAGCTTTGGACTCTGTCCAGAGTTTACTTTTTAACTGCTTTAATCATCTCAGTGTTGGTGACAGCCTAGGATTATCTTCATTATTTGCTCCCCTTCCTCTTAAGACCTTTTTGCTGTGCTGCTGACCTCAGAATTAAACTATGACTTGTTTGGCCTTGGACACTTTAGTTAAGCTCTCTTTCATCTGCAGCATTCTAGCCTCTACAAGATGCATTTGTATACGTGGTCTTACTTTTCAAAAACTCTTATTATGGAAATTTCAAAACACACAGGCAGAGAGACTAAGTTAACATAACTCCCatgtattaatattaacattaacaATCATCAACACATAGCCAATTTCATCTTTACCACATCTTCCATACTCCATTCCTGTTGTAATCTGCTTTTGGGAGAGTAAACCAGGGAAGAGGCCCTTGCCAGCCCTAGAAGTGCGACAAGCATATTGCTTTCTTTAGTGACTAACAAACACAAGCCAAGGAGCATGATACATCCAGATAGTGGAATACtctgaaattgtaaaaaaaaaaaaaaaaaaaaaacctttctataTAATGATGAAAAACCTCTGTAAGATCTACAGTGAAATGGAAAATGCAGAGGTGCAGAGAAATGCGTATTACAGGTTATCTTAAAGTGGGGAGAAAATGGGAGGAAGGAGGTGGCAAAGTGAGACAtattgaacagataaataaaaaacaatagtgATTACTTATGGGGATGAAACCAGACCCATGGAGAGCAAGGAAAGGGTGACACTTGATGCTATATATCTTTTTATCCGTTTTAGGTTTTAAACCATGTGAATATATACCCTTCtcaagaaatgatttttttggagtagaatttgttaacatttttaagtgatttttttaaattatatgattcTGAATGATGAAAACAATAAACCACTTCTGTTTCCCTTTCCCTCAACTTTTAAATTGTAATATAAAGACCATTACGTGACAAAGAAGAAATTGGTTACAGAGCATAAAGACACAGAGGATTTTAGACAAGACTTCCACTCAGAGATGTCTGGATTTTGTAAAGCTGCTTTGAACACTTCTGCAGGGAACTCAAATCCTTATCTTCCGTATTCCTGTGAATTGCCTTTATGTTATTTCTCCTCAAAATGTATGTGTTCATCCGGGGGACCTGTAGACAGAGCACCAGACTCCTCTAAGGATGGTAGAAACCATCATAAAACAATGGGGCATTATAACCACAATGACTCTTTGCGGAAAACACAGATAAACTCTTTGAAAAACTCAGTGGCCTGCCCTGGTGCACAAAAGGCTATTACGTCTTCAGAGGCAGTTGACAGATTTATGCCTAGGACAACACAACTGCAGGAGCgcaaaagaagaagagaagatgatCGTAAACTTGGAACTTTTCTTCAAACAAACCCAACTGGTAATGAGATTATGATTGGACCTCTGTTACCAGACATCTCTAAAGTGGATATGCACGATGACTCATTGAATACAACGGCGAATTTAATTCGGCATAAACTTAAAGAGgta
The sequence above is a segment of the Homo sapiens chromosome 7, GRCh38.p14 Primary Assembly genome. Coding sequences within it:
- the RBM48 gene encoding RNA-binding protein 48 isoform 1 (isoform 1 is encoded by transcript variant 1), whose protein sequence is MASSGGELGSLFDHHVQRAVCDTRAKYREGRRPRAVKVYTINLESQYLLIQGVPAVGVMKELVERFALYGAIEQYNALDEYPAEDFTEVYLIKFMNLQSARTAKRKMDEQSFFGGLLHVCYAPEFETVEETRKKLQMRKAYVVKTTENKDHYVTKKKLVTEHKDTEDFRQDFHSEMSGFCKAALNTSAGNSNPYLPYSCELPLCYFSSKCMCSSGGPVDRAPDSSKDGRNHHKTMGHYNHNDSLRKTQINSLKNSVACPGAQKAITSSEAVDRFMPRTTQLQERKRRREDDRKLGTFLQTNPTGNEIMIGPLLPDISKVDMHDDSLNTTANLIRHKLKEVISSVPKPPEDKPEDVHTSHPLKQRRRI
- the RBM48 gene encoding RNA-binding protein 48 isoform X1 gives rise to the protein MASSGGELGSLFDHHVQRAVCDTRAKYREGRRPRAVKVYTINLESQYLLIQGVPAVGVMKELVERFALYGAIEQYNALDEYPAEDFTEVYLIKFMNLQSARTAKRKMDEQSFFGGLLHVCYAPEFETVEETRKKLQMRKAYVVKTTENKDHYVTKKKLVTEHKDTEDFRQDFHSEMSGFCKAALNTSAGNSNPYLPYSCELPLCYFSSKCMCSSGGPVDRAPDSSKDGRNHHKTMGHYNHNDSLRKTQINSLKNSVACPGAQKAITSSEAVDRFMPRTTQLQERKRRREDDRKLGTFLQTNPTGNEIMIGPLLPDISKVDMHDDSLNTTANLIRHKLKEVRLFLKNYSKTRFGYRIKWRIICGNNSTVIFFHFLVF
- the RBM48 gene encoding RNA-binding protein 48 isoform 3 (isoform 3 is encoded by transcript variant 3) produces the protein MSGFCKAALNTSAGNSNPYLPYSCELPLCYFSSKCMCSSGGPVDRAPDSSKDGRNHHKTMGHYNHNDSLRKTQINSLKNSVACPGAQKAITSSEAVDRFMPRTTQLQERKRRREDDRKLGTFLQTNPTGNEIMIGPLLPDISKVDMHDDSLNTTANLIRHKLKEVISSVPKPPEDKPEDVHTSHPLKQRRRI
- the RBM48 gene encoding RNA-binding protein 48 isoform X2 codes for the protein MASSGGELGSLFDHHVQRAVCDTRAKYREGRRPRAVKVYTINLESQYLLIQGVPAVGVMKELVERFALYGAIEQYNALDEYPAEDFTEVYLIKFMNLQSARTAKRKMDEQSFFGGLLHVCYAPEFETVEETRKKLQMRKAYVVKTTENKDHYVTKKKLVTEHKDTEDFRQDFHSEMSGFCKAALNTSAGNSNPYLPYSCELPLCYFSSKCMCSSGGPVDRAPDSSKDGRNHHKTMGHYNHNDSLRKTQINSLKNSVACPGAQKAITSSEAVDRFMPRTTQLQERKRRREDDRKLGTFLQTNPTGNEIMIGPLLPDISKVDMHDDSLNTTANLIRHKLKEEIEDYTASCSFLQRFSSPQIYQTLSVFQECKTRISI
- the RBM48 gene encoding RNA-binding protein 48 isoform 2 (isoform 2 is encoded by transcript variant 2) — encoded protein: MASSGGELGSLFDHHVQRAVCDTRAKYREGRRPRAVKVYTINLESQYLLIQGVPAVGVMKELVERFALYGAIEQYNALDEYPAEDFTEVYLIKFMNLQSARTAKRKMDEQSFFGGLLHVCYAPEFETVEETRKKLQMRKAYVVKTTENKDHYVTKKKLVTEHKDTEDFRQDFHSEMSGFCKAALNTSAGNSNPYLPYSCELPLCYFSSKCMCSSGGPVDRAPDSSKDGRNHHKTMGHYNHNDSLRKTQINSLKNSVACPGAQKAITSSEAVDRFMPRTTQLQERKRRREDDRKLGTFLQTNPTGNEIMIGPLLPDISKVDMHDDSLNTTANLIRHKLKEEIEDYTASCSFLQR